From a region of the Tachysurus fulvidraco isolate hzauxx_2018 chromosome 5, HZAU_PFXX_2.0, whole genome shotgun sequence genome:
- the prelid3b gene encoding PRELI domain containing protein 3B isoform X1, with the protein MKIWSSEHIFNHPWETVTKAAMQKYPNPMNPSVFGVDVLDRKVDKQGRLHSKRLLSTEWGLPSIVNSIIGNARACTYVQEHSLVDPKEKTLELKSSNITFTNMVSVDERLVYKPHPDDPSKTVLTQEAIISVKGVSLSSYLEGLMANTISTNAGKGREAMEWVIRRLNAELEELTLTARGTMRTPMAAAVIEK; encoded by the exons ATGAAGATCTGGTCGTCAGAACATATTTTCAA cCACCCATGGGAGACCGTAACCAAAGCAGCTATGCAGAAATACCCTAACCCAATGAACCCTAGTGTGTTTGGAGTAGATGTGTTGGACCGAAAAGTGGATAAGCAAGGTCGGCTTCACAGCAAACGCTTACTCAGCACAGAATGGGGCCTTCCATCTATAGTCAACTCA aTCATTGGTAATGCACGTGCATGCACATATGTTCAAGAGCATTCACTTGTGGACCCTAAGGAGAAGACTTTGGAACTTAAGTCTTCAAAT ATTACCTTTACCAACATGGTATCTGTTGATGAAAGGCTTGTCTACAAACCACATCCAGATGACCCCTCAAA GACTGTGCTGACCCAGGAGGCCATCATCTCTGTGAAAGGAGTCAGTTTGAGCAGCTACCTAGAAGGACTTATGGCAAACACTATCTCAACTAATGCAGGAAAG GGCCGTGAAGCAATGGAGTGGGTTATCAGGCGTCTTAATGCAGAGCTTGAGGAGCTAACCCTTACAGCAAGAGGCACGATGCGGACACCCATGGCTGCAGCAGTTATAGAAAAATGA
- the prelid3b gene encoding PRELI domain containing protein 3B isoform X2: MQKYPNPMNPSVFGVDVLDRKVDKQGRLHSKRLLSTEWGLPSIVNSIIGNARACTYVQEHSLVDPKEKTLELKSSNITFTNMVSVDERLVYKPHPDDPSKTVLTQEAIISVKGVSLSSYLEGLMANTISTNAGKGREAMEWVIRRLNAELEELTLTARGTMRTPMAAAVIEK; the protein is encoded by the exons ATGCAGAAATACCCTAACCCAATGAACCCTAGTGTGTTTGGAGTAGATGTGTTGGACCGAAAAGTGGATAAGCAAGGTCGGCTTCACAGCAAACGCTTACTCAGCACAGAATGGGGCCTTCCATCTATAGTCAACTCA aTCATTGGTAATGCACGTGCATGCACATATGTTCAAGAGCATTCACTTGTGGACCCTAAGGAGAAGACTTTGGAACTTAAGTCTTCAAAT ATTACCTTTACCAACATGGTATCTGTTGATGAAAGGCTTGTCTACAAACCACATCCAGATGACCCCTCAAA GACTGTGCTGACCCAGGAGGCCATCATCTCTGTGAAAGGAGTCAGTTTGAGCAGCTACCTAGAAGGACTTATGGCAAACACTATCTCAACTAATGCAGGAAAG GGCCGTGAAGCAATGGAGTGGGTTATCAGGCGTCTTAATGCAGAGCTTGAGGAGCTAACCCTTACAGCAAGAGGCACGATGCGGACACCCATGGCTGCAGCAGTTATAGAAAAATGA